A window of the Pseudoliparis swirei isolate HS2019 ecotype Mariana Trench chromosome 13, NWPU_hadal_v1, whole genome shotgun sequence genome harbors these coding sequences:
- the LOC130203827 gene encoding disintegrin and metalloproteinase domain-containing protein 28-like isoform X5: protein MVSLWLTCVFIAQTSAMLSHVQKYEVVRPRRLQGRPRRSLQDPQVDPPARQIHPDELQYQLSIEGRSLTLHLQKNRKLIGRGYTETHYTGHGTRVTTSPNEDQDHCFYQGHVRGSKDSSVSVGTCGGLSGFVRTRHQVYLIEPLGQTDEGEHAVYRREHLKISSNSTALYNRDQDQDQDQDRDQDQDRDREQDRDQDQDRDQDQEQDRDQDQDQDWDQGPRLAGLFRSRSWKTKIIAGPEKFVELFVVVDNTECQRYGSQTKSRVLGVINHVDKLYRPLNIRVVLVGLELWTDRDHIDVAVNSDATLENFLLWRQADLLPRSNHDNAQFVTGKDFEGDTVGLANKFAMCTGNSGGVNQDHHDNPVGLASTVAHEMGHNFGLSHDAAGCLCGHSDNCVMAEKLRTGNQAFPKFFSGCSVEQLAEFMERARPDCLADPGGARSVAVGPSCGNALLDAGEECDCGAAEECQNSCCDAATCRLTEGSQCAHGRCCEDCQLRLPGSVCREAAGDCDLPEYCSGASGACPEDVFHMNGKTCSEARGYCHDGDCPTHQQHCWRLFGPGARVGPAVCFGLNARGEEGANCGRSQLGYAACAPANVMCGSMFCGGGGESITGKRAAYTVHSTQCKLAVDDDKTRSMDMVPSGTRCGPEKVCDHKKACHCNPGWAPPLCDIQYADLNPGQNAVVAGVCAAVAVLLLVAAVTAGLLCCKRDNMDAYTSKRKVHSAPARLNAMFQNQGGKDRPQISPPTFMESTATQACAPLMAPPPENPSSSSSSPPSSQTEPQTKPRPPSKPLPALSRAQWKEATPPPCPPARPRPPDKPRPPPLKAKPHVNVVPNMDEGHGTRDTRSFL from the exons ATGGTGTCCCTGTGGCTGACCTGCG tcttcATCGCTCAGACTTCGGCGATGTTGTCTCACGTGCAGAAGTACGAGGTGGTCCGACCTCGGCGGCTTCAGGGGCGTCCGAGGAGGAGCCTGCAGGACCCTCAGGTGGACCCACCTGCCCGTCAGATTCATCCCGATGAGCTTCAGTACCAGCTGAGCATcgaggggaggagcctcaccCTCCACCTGCAGAAGAACAG gaaaCTGATTGGGAGAGGCTACACAGAAACCCACTACACGGGACACGGGACACGCGTGACCACGTCCCCCAATGAG GATCAGGATCACTGCTTCTACCAGGGTCACGTCCGAGGCTCCAAGGACTCCTCCGTCAGCGTGGGGACCTGTGGGGGCCTGAG tGGCTTTGTGAGAACCCGGCATCAAGTTTACTTGATCGAGCCTCTGGGACAGACCGATGAAGGCGAGCATGCAGTTTACAGACGTGAGCACCTGAAGATCAGCTCCAACTCCACAGCGCTGTAcaaccgggaccaggaccaggaccaggaccaggaccgggaccaggaccaggaccgggaccgggaacaggaccgggaccaggaccaggaccgggaccaggaccaggaacaggaccgggaccaggaccaggaccaggactgggACCAGGGCCCTCGGCTCGCTGGCCTCTTCAGGTCCAGATCGTGG AAGACCAAAATCATCGCAGGGCCGGAGAAGTTCGTGGAGCTGTTCGTGGTGGTGGACAACACCGAG TGTCAGCGGTACGGGAGCCAGACGAAGTCCCGAGTCCTCGGGGTCATAAACCACGTGGACAAg CTGTACCGGCCCCTGAACATCCGCGTGGTCCTGGTGGGCCTCGAGCTCTGGACCGACAGAGACCACATCGACGTGGCCGTGAACTCCGACGCCACGCTGGAGAACTTCCTGCTGTGGCGGCAGGCCGACCTCCTGCCGAGGAGTAACCACGACAACGCCCAGTTCGTGAC cgGCAAAGACTTTGAGGGAGACACGGTCGGGCTCGCCAACAAGTTCGCCATGTGCACCGGGAACTCGGGCGGAGTCAACCAG gatcaCCATGACAACCCGGTTGGCCTCGCCTCCACCGTCGCCCACGAGATGGGACACAACTTCGGGCTGTCTCACGACGCCGCCGGCTGCCTGTGCGGCCACAGCGACAACTGCGTGATGGCGGAGAAGCTCAG GACGGGGAACCAGGCGTTCCCCAAGTTCTTCAGCGGCTGCAGCGTGGAGCAGCTCGCCGAGTTCATGGAGCGCGCTCGGCCCGACTGCCTGGCCGACCCCGGCGGCGCCCGCAGCGTGGCGGTCGGCCCGAGCTGCGGGAACGCCCTGCTGGACGCCGGGGAGGAGTGCGACTGCGGCGCCGCAGAG gAATGTCAGAACAGTTGCTGCGACGCCGCCACGTGTCGCCTGACCGAAGGATCGCAGTGCGCTCACGGACGATGCTGCGAAGACTGCCAG CTCAGACTGCCAGGCAGCGTGTGCCGAGAGGCCGCCGGCGACTGCGACCTGCCTGAGTACTGCAGCGGGGCGTCGGGGGCGTGTCCGGAGGACGTGTTCCACATGAACGGCAAGACCTGCAGCGAGGCCCGGGGCTACTGCCACGACGGGGACTGCCCCACCCACCAGCAGCACTGCTGGAGGCTGTTTGGACCAG GGGCCAGAGTTGGACCGGCTGTGTGTTTCGGGCTGAACGCTCGGGGCGAAGAAGGAGCCAATTGTGGGAGGAGCCAGCTCGGCTACGCCGCCTGCGCTCCAGC GAACGTGATGTGTGGCTCAATGTTCTGTGGCGGGGGGGGCGAGTCCATCACGGGGAAGAGGGCGGCGTACACCGTGCACAGCACCCAGTGTAAGCTGGCTGTGGACGACGACAAGACCCGCAGCATGGACATGGTGCCCAGTGGGACCCGATGTGGCCCcgagaag gTGTGCGACCACAAGAAAGCGTGTCACTGTAACCCGGGCTGGGCTCCACCGCTCTGCGACATCCAGTACGCCGATTTAAATCCAG GTCAGAACGCCGTCGTCGCCGGCGTGTGCGCCGCCGTCGCCGTCCTCCTGCTGGTTGCCGCGGTGACCGCGGGGCTGCTGTGCTGCAAGAGGGACAACATGGACGCCTACACCTCCAAAAG GAAGGTGCACTCGGCTCCGGCCCGACTCAACGCCATGTTCCAGAACCAGGGCGGCAAAGACAGACCTCAGATCAGCCCGCCCACCTTCATGGAGTCCACGGCCACGCAGGCCTGCGCCCCGCTGATGGCACCC cctccagagaatccctcctcctcctcctcctcgccgccgtcCTCCCAAACGGAGCCG CAGACGAAACCTCGCCCTCCGTCCAAACCTCTTCCTGCTCTGAGCAGAGCTCAG TGGaaggaggccacgccccctccctgCCCTCCagccaggccccgcccccctgacaagccacgcccccctcccctcaagGCCAAGCCCCACGTGAATGTGGTTCCGAACATGGACGAGGGGCATGGAACGCGTGACACCAGGAGCTTCCTTTAG
- the LOC130203827 gene encoding disintegrin and metalloproteinase domain-containing protein 28-like isoform X1, with amino-acid sequence MVSLWLTCVFIAQTSAMLSHVQKYEVVRPRRLQGRPRRSLQDPQVDPPARQIHPDELQYQLSIEGRSLTLHLQKNRKLIGRGYTETHYTGHGTRVTTSPNEDQDHCFYQGHVRGSKDSSVSVGTCGGLSGFVRTRHQVYLIEPLGQTDEGEHAVYRREHLKISSNSTALYNRDQDQDQDQDRDQDQDRDREQDRDQDQDRDQDQEQDRDQDQDQDWDQGPRLAGLFRSRSWKTKIIAGPEKFVELFVVVDNTECQRYGSQTKSRVLGVINHVDKLYRPLNIRVVLVGLELWTDRDHIDVAVNSDATLENFLLWRQADLLPRSNHDNAQFVTGKDFEGDTVGLANKFAMCTGNSGGVNQDHHDNPVGLASTVAHEMGHNFGLSHDAAGCLCGHSDNCVMAEKLRTGNQAFPKFFSGCSVEQLAEFMERARPDCLADPGGARSVAVGPSCGNALLDAGEECDCGAAEECQNSCCDAATCRLTEGSQCAHGRCCEDCQLRLPGSVCREAAGDCDLPEYCSGASGACPEDVFHMNGKTCSEARGYCHDGDCPTHQQHCWRLFGPGARVGPAVCFGLNARGEEGANCGRSQLGYAACAPANVMCGSMFCGGGGESITGKRAAYTVHSTQCKLAVDDDKTRSMDMVPSGTRCGPEKVCLGHRCVDTSVYGNKEDCAKKCNNNGVCDHKKACHCNPGWAPPLCDIQYADLNPGQNAVVAGVCAAVAVLLLVAAVTAGLLCCKRDNMDAYTSKRKVHSAPARLNAMFQNQGGKDRPQISPPTFMESTATQACAPLMAPPPENPSSSSSSPPSSQTEPQTKPRPPSKPLPALSRAQWKEATPPPCPPARPRPPDKPRPPPLKAKPHVNVVPNMDEGHGTRDTRSFL; translated from the exons ATGGTGTCCCTGTGGCTGACCTGCG tcttcATCGCTCAGACTTCGGCGATGTTGTCTCACGTGCAGAAGTACGAGGTGGTCCGACCTCGGCGGCTTCAGGGGCGTCCGAGGAGGAGCCTGCAGGACCCTCAGGTGGACCCACCTGCCCGTCAGATTCATCCCGATGAGCTTCAGTACCAGCTGAGCATcgaggggaggagcctcaccCTCCACCTGCAGAAGAACAG gaaaCTGATTGGGAGAGGCTACACAGAAACCCACTACACGGGACACGGGACACGCGTGACCACGTCCCCCAATGAG GATCAGGATCACTGCTTCTACCAGGGTCACGTCCGAGGCTCCAAGGACTCCTCCGTCAGCGTGGGGACCTGTGGGGGCCTGAG tGGCTTTGTGAGAACCCGGCATCAAGTTTACTTGATCGAGCCTCTGGGACAGACCGATGAAGGCGAGCATGCAGTTTACAGACGTGAGCACCTGAAGATCAGCTCCAACTCCACAGCGCTGTAcaaccgggaccaggaccaggaccaggaccaggaccgggaccaggaccaggaccgggaccgggaacaggaccgggaccaggaccaggaccgggaccaggaccaggaacaggaccgggaccaggaccaggaccaggactgggACCAGGGCCCTCGGCTCGCTGGCCTCTTCAGGTCCAGATCGTGG AAGACCAAAATCATCGCAGGGCCGGAGAAGTTCGTGGAGCTGTTCGTGGTGGTGGACAACACCGAG TGTCAGCGGTACGGGAGCCAGACGAAGTCCCGAGTCCTCGGGGTCATAAACCACGTGGACAAg CTGTACCGGCCCCTGAACATCCGCGTGGTCCTGGTGGGCCTCGAGCTCTGGACCGACAGAGACCACATCGACGTGGCCGTGAACTCCGACGCCACGCTGGAGAACTTCCTGCTGTGGCGGCAGGCCGACCTCCTGCCGAGGAGTAACCACGACAACGCCCAGTTCGTGAC cgGCAAAGACTTTGAGGGAGACACGGTCGGGCTCGCCAACAAGTTCGCCATGTGCACCGGGAACTCGGGCGGAGTCAACCAG gatcaCCATGACAACCCGGTTGGCCTCGCCTCCACCGTCGCCCACGAGATGGGACACAACTTCGGGCTGTCTCACGACGCCGCCGGCTGCCTGTGCGGCCACAGCGACAACTGCGTGATGGCGGAGAAGCTCAG GACGGGGAACCAGGCGTTCCCCAAGTTCTTCAGCGGCTGCAGCGTGGAGCAGCTCGCCGAGTTCATGGAGCGCGCTCGGCCCGACTGCCTGGCCGACCCCGGCGGCGCCCGCAGCGTGGCGGTCGGCCCGAGCTGCGGGAACGCCCTGCTGGACGCCGGGGAGGAGTGCGACTGCGGCGCCGCAGAG gAATGTCAGAACAGTTGCTGCGACGCCGCCACGTGTCGCCTGACCGAAGGATCGCAGTGCGCTCACGGACGATGCTGCGAAGACTGCCAG CTCAGACTGCCAGGCAGCGTGTGCCGAGAGGCCGCCGGCGACTGCGACCTGCCTGAGTACTGCAGCGGGGCGTCGGGGGCGTGTCCGGAGGACGTGTTCCACATGAACGGCAAGACCTGCAGCGAGGCCCGGGGCTACTGCCACGACGGGGACTGCCCCACCCACCAGCAGCACTGCTGGAGGCTGTTTGGACCAG GGGCCAGAGTTGGACCGGCTGTGTGTTTCGGGCTGAACGCTCGGGGCGAAGAAGGAGCCAATTGTGGGAGGAGCCAGCTCGGCTACGCCGCCTGCGCTCCAGC GAACGTGATGTGTGGCTCAATGTTCTGTGGCGGGGGGGGCGAGTCCATCACGGGGAAGAGGGCGGCGTACACCGTGCACAGCACCCAGTGTAAGCTGGCTGTGGACGACGACAAGACCCGCAGCATGGACATGGTGCCCAGTGGGACCCGATGTGGCCCcgagaag GTCTGCCTCGGCCACCGCTGCGTGGACACGTCGGTTTATGGGAACAAAGAGGATTGTGCAaagaaatgcaacaacaacggg gTGTGCGACCACAAGAAAGCGTGTCACTGTAACCCGGGCTGGGCTCCACCGCTCTGCGACATCCAGTACGCCGATTTAAATCCAG GTCAGAACGCCGTCGTCGCCGGCGTGTGCGCCGCCGTCGCCGTCCTCCTGCTGGTTGCCGCGGTGACCGCGGGGCTGCTGTGCTGCAAGAGGGACAACATGGACGCCTACACCTCCAAAAG GAAGGTGCACTCGGCTCCGGCCCGACTCAACGCCATGTTCCAGAACCAGGGCGGCAAAGACAGACCTCAGATCAGCCCGCCCACCTTCATGGAGTCCACGGCCACGCAGGCCTGCGCCCCGCTGATGGCACCC cctccagagaatccctcctcctcctcctcctcgccgccgtcCTCCCAAACGGAGCCG CAGACGAAACCTCGCCCTCCGTCCAAACCTCTTCCTGCTCTGAGCAGAGCTCAG TGGaaggaggccacgccccctccctgCCCTCCagccaggccccgcccccctgacaagccacgcccccctcccctcaagGCCAAGCCCCACGTGAATGTGGTTCCGAACATGGACGAGGGGCATGGAACGCGTGACACCAGGAGCTTCCTTTAG